TGCCAGGAAGCATGGAGGAAGGAATGGTGTTAAGGAAATGACATATGGGACTCCTGGGCTGCAGCTGCTGGAGGGAGAATCACAGCCTCAATCCATCCTGAGATCCTGAAATATGCATCCCCTGCCCCAGATCCAGGCATGCATGCATCCTTTCAACCAATATTTCAACTCCATATTCATAGAGTGTCCAGTTCCAGGCCCAGGGAATGGCAAGAGTGAGCATCTGCAGTcctggttcctgccctcagggagcttacgtTCCATGGGGAGCCAGACACCAATCGAGTAATCCCCAAAAAACGTAGATCTGCGACCACACACAGTACCTCGGAGAAAGAGTGCGCCTTGGTGtgggagctcagaggaggggAATTTGACCCGAAAGGAAGGTCTGAGTACCTTCCCTGAGGATGTGGTAAaggagctgagatctgaagaatgCACAGGAGCTAActtaaaagagaaatggaagaagcAGCCTTTCGGGTGGAGGGCTCAGCCTGCGGGAGGAAGCACGACGCGGTAGAGTAGAGCGCTAGGGAGTGACAGGGGTGAGTAGTGGGAGGCGAGGCTGGAGAGGCCGGCGGGGCCACACCCCAAGGGGCCTTAGAGGCCAGGTTAAGGACTTGGGTCTTTAATTTAAGGTCGGTGGGAAACCATTGACTGTGTTTCAGCAGGGTGCCTGAAACCATcagatttgcatttcagaaaggtCTCTCTTACTCAGGCGTGCCGCTTGTTTCAGAGAAGGCCTTTCCAGCCTCTCCAGCGATCTCAGTGATTCAGAGAAGAGCCAGACAGTCCCAGTGTTGGTCTGGCCCAGGGAGGTGGAGGGATGGAGAAGAGTGGACAGACTTGAGAGATATAATAGTGGATACACTTGTTAGGACTAGATGCTGGATTCAGTATTGAGATGCTCACCACGAACACCTGAGATCACATTCTTCAAAGGCAGGGGCCACATCACACACCTGTTTGTGGTACCCAGGTCCTAGAACAGTCCTGACACATGGTGGACTCAATACATAGTTTCTGAAAGGGTGAGACTGACCAGTGGTCTCCCAAGTGATCCTTCTACCTTTGAGGTTCTTTCATCCCTTCCTGCATGTGGCAATAAGCAGCCTCTCTGATACATCATCGGGAGAAATCTGCCAAGTTCTAAAGAGTTTTCTTTGGGGGAAGTTAATACAAGAACTAAGGTCTACCTTATCCTTGAACATGAACAGTAACAATAAATTTACTGCAGGTGCCGCCGAAGGGGGAAACTCCCCCAGCAGAACCTCCTATAAGAGTGaatgatggggacttccctggtggcacagtggttaagaatctgtctgctaatgcagggaacacaggttcaagccctggtccgggaagatcccacatgccacggcccatgcgccacaactactgagcccgcgtgccacaactactgaagcccgtgtgcctagaacccatgctctgcaacaagagaagccactgcaatgagaagcccgcacaccgcaacgaagagtagcccccgctcactgcaactagagaaagcctgcgctcagcaacgaagacccaacgcagccaaaagtaataaataaataaaataaaaaaacaaaaacccaaaaacaaacaaacaaaaaagagtgaATGATGATGGTGCCATCCTCGGGGCCACGCTGGGCCCCAGGGTGCCAATCTGGAGGGGATGCTCCGTGGGACTCCCTGCTGACTCTTGTTCAAAACCAGTTTCCCAGCACATGAAGAAGACAGCAAGTGAGGAATCTTGTGGAAGAAGTGCAAATGCCAGGAAGTGCTTGTACTGGCCAGGTGtttcttgtctgtcttctcccacACAGCCCTGTTCTATTTTTTCCACACCCAGAACCTCCCACTTTCTCCTCCAACCTCCTTTGTCTTCTTCCGCTGgtctccatctcctccatttcCCTGCCTTCTCCTTGGATACATGCCTCTGCCTATTTTCACCTTTCAATAAGAGGCCCACGGTGCTGCTGGAAAGAGCAGCCTCCGTCTGGGCTTTATTCTTAGTGTGAAATGCAGTGAAGGTCACAGAAAGCCCTGAAACAGGGCCCGTGGGTCCAGGAGTGGGCACAGGGAGAGAGATGGCCTCATCCAATGGGGTGCTGGGTGTAGCTTTAGCACCGGAGGCAAGAAGCACCCAGCGGCCTCTGGGGGAAGTGATGGGGTTGGGTGGGATTTGTGGGCGACTAGAATTTGATGGTGGGGGTTGTCATGGAGATCTCTGGGGATTCAGTTATCGCTTTAAAAAATCCTGTCAAGAAAATCCCGGGGAATCTGATCCGTCCGTGATGGCAGTAGGTCTCAGGCAGCCTGGTTAAACTTCTCAGATGGAGGACAGGAGATTGGAAGTACAGATTACTTTCTAAGAAACAGGAAAAGCTCTTTTCCTGGGGGATTAGATTGTGGACTGGAAGTGAGGTGGACCTGGCCATTCCAGCTCTGAGTACGTCCCGGTGAGACACTCTGATCACCTAATGTGGTGGCTCTGGCTGggatggggtgggcagggagccgTGCCCCATTATGCCTCCCACAGAAGAGGCAGTCACTCCGACTGTGGAGGGAGTCTGTCCCCAGGGCTGCCCTCCTGGTGTGCTGTGGGGTTGGCGGGTGGCACTGCCACAGGGGCCTTGACTTTGCTTCAACCCCCCTCCCTCTCCGCTCTGTTCATCCCTGTCCTTCCCACTGGGTGTGGACGGTTGTCAAAGCAGAAGGGGGCTCTGAGTGAAGCCACAGCCATGGAGGCCAGAGCCATAGGGACTGTCACCTGTGTGGGagtgcaggggcaggggcaggtggcCCCGTGGCTGCAGCACTTCCCACACTGGGGGCAGGGAAAGGGCCTCTCACTCAAATGGACCAGGCGgtgctgggaggggtgggagcaTGAGAAAAGGAGGCTCCACAGTCCAGGCCAGAAAAGGgctttggggtgggggcaggggctgctgaGAGGGACGTGGGACAGGGTCAGCTGTGACAGCAGAGGGGTCAAGGGGTAGATGGGGAGCTGGAGGTCTgtcctgccttctcctcctctgcctgGGCTCCCAGCCTGTAGGGGAGGGGGATGAAGGTGAGAGCaaccaggaggagggggaggcagagagaccaAGGTGGCGCAGGCAGGCTGAGCCCCGCCCTGAGGAACCCAGGGCACAACTTTCCCGTGAGCGCCAGGGTTTTGAGGGCAGCCGGGCGACAACCAAACCCTCAGAGTTAGGCCTCACCGGGGCAGGGGTCTCCTGaagccctgggctctggggctcAGCTTCTGCACTTAGACACATAATCTGCTATGGTTTGGAGACCAAGAAGCCTGAAAGAGATAAAATGAGGGGGAGACTAACAGAGAGAgaggctcccctcccccccaggccccccacctacttccttcttcccctcccgtCCATCCAGTCTGATGGCACCTCCTCTGAGAATCTCTTCCTAACCACCCTGCGGCTCCCAGTGATCCCCCTGCCCTGAGGCCTGGCATCCCTCCTGCAGGGGACACTTGTCATTCACTCTGTAAGGACCAGAGCATCTGCTGCAGGGGTTCTGGGCCCCAGCACATCAGATTCACACGGAGGGCTTGTTAATACACAACTGCGGGCCCCACCTCGCAAGTCCCTTTCCTATGCGAGGTCGCGTGGTTTGTAAGTGGCGAGGTGGACATTTGGACCCCGATCAGTCTGAATCTAATGTCTTTCTTTCTCCACCTTGCTCCTCTGGGTTGTTATTCTCCTTTTATCCTCTGTATCTTGTCTCTCAACAAAATAATCAGGTTCCCTTTTGTATACTTTGTGTCTCTCACTTTGCCTCACCCAAAGGTGCAGGCTTCACTGACAGAGGCTGAAAGACTTGGGGAGCTATCCCAGGGAGTGGGGGTGGAACAGAACTTGAgcaaccccctcccctccccgcttcTGCCAGCCCTGGGGAAGAGGAACGCCTGGTCAGGTCAGGtagtcattttttctttgttgtgggCAGGGGAGATGGACCTGGAGCAACAGTTCTGTATGTCACTCACATGGTGCCATCTAAAGAAACAGGCAGCCTGTGAAGTTCAGCGTCTCGGGGGCAGAGGAGGGCGACAGAGCACTGGCAGCAGAGAGGGGTCCGAGGAGGAGCACGAGGAGCGGAACGGCGGAGAGGGTGGGCCGTGGTGTGGCCTGGGGCACTAGGAGAGGAGAGACCGGGGAACCAAGGCCCGCAGGCGGCTCCAGCGTGAAGCCAGAGGGCGGGGGAACAGGCAGAAGGGCTGCTGGGTCGGGTAGGGCTGGCGCGAACGAGGAGAGTGAGGAAGTGTCGCTCCGGGCAGCCCGTGGAACCAGAAGAGAAGCCAGGTTCATTCCAGACTCCCGCGACTCCTCCCCATCGGTTTCTCTCCCTTGAAACTCCGGGAGCGACGCCCACCTTCCTCCCGCCCTCACATCCCGGGAGCGTCGCCCCCCTTGGATGCCTGAGGTGGGAGAAAAGGGGAGCCAGGCTCGGGGCTCCAGGGAGGCGGGTGTAAAAAGGGGCTTCTACAAGGGTGAAGTGGGTGTTGTCTATTTCTACAGGGCGAGAGGTCTCGGGGGTGGGCGCCCGGTCACCGGGGCTGGAGGGTACCCCCTGCGTCCGTCGTACTGAGGGTGAAAGGGACGAGGGGCAGCAAACGAGAAATGCCAAGCGTGGAGTGACGTGCCCTCGAGCCGGCGGGTCAGACCCCGAGGCTGACTCCTCAGCCGCTAGGGCCGAGACTGAGCGAGCTTCGGGAATTTGGGGCGGAGCAGGGTGGGGGCGCGAAGGGCAACGGAAACAGGAAGCGAGGGGCAGAGAGGCCAAAGTGGGTGGCGGGAGGCGGCGTCAGTCCCTCCTGAAGAGGCGATCCACCCCACCTCGCCGGGGCGCGGCGCGCTACGTGGGCCCCTGACCCCGGGCCCCGCCCGCGGAACTCGAGGCGTGGGGGGTGCGGAGCAGCGAGCGCTTTACTGGCCGCCCCCACCTCTGCTCTCCGCTGCCGCCGGGACCGGCACAGAACTACAACTCCCGGGCAGCCCTCCCTCGGCTCGGCCCCGCGACTCGGCGGGCACCGACCAGCTCGCTCGCTCCCGGGAACTGTAGTCCCCGGCCCTGCCCGTCTTCTTCGGGAGGCTACCCGGGGGCGGGATATGTGCAGGGAGGTTCTCGCAGCCCTCCCCCCATCTGCGCCTTTTCTCTCCAGCTTTAGAAACCAGCTTCTCGCAGGGACGAGGAATTATTCCCCTTCCAGACATCTCGGGCCTGCCGTGTCACCCTCTTGAGCCACTTTCCTGCTTTCCCTGTGGTATTGAAACCCGGGATCTCAGCCTGGGCATTCAAGTCATAGGGGGAAAGCTTGGGATCTGACTTCACACCTCTCCGCTCTCCACCCTGTCTCTTACAGCTTCACAGGTCCTTCCTATTTTCGTTCACATTTGCTGATTTGAAGGTTCAGGAAAATGGGATCTACACACCGTGAATACCCTTTGACATTTCCTCCCCATTTCCAAGGCTGATTCTACATGATTTCTAGGGTTCCCTCCCCGatctttgttttcctctccttctagTAACCCCCCTGATATAGAGACACAGAACCACAggtttcaaagaggaaaaaaaagcaaatttgttgttgttggtagAAGGGCATGAAGGGAAAGGCTCTTCACCCTTCCCAACATCTTGCATGGATGGGAGGTTGGGGGCAATAGAAAAGGCAGTAGATGGGGGCACAGGCCCCACTCTGTACAATATAGAAGAATCTGATATAGATACTTTGTATAAAAGCCACGTGTCCTCATCTGTGTCCTCTTGCtggctggctgggctggggggcTCTGGGGGACAAAGAAGCTGGGTGGTGGGCCAGGACTCAGGGACACCCCATGGTCCCCATACCCTGGCTGTCCCCTTGAGGGGTCACTTTGGATCCTTGGTGGGGGCATAGCAGAGCTCCAGTGGTCGGGACACTTTCCAGAACTTCTCATTCACCAGCTCCAGGGTTAGCGAGCCATTCAATGTCTACAGAGGGggtggaagggggaggagagggaagagaaaagtaaGTTGGGAAAGATGGTAAAGGAAATgaatgagaggagaaaagaaaaaggaataaggaaTAATAAATGGGGCAAAGCAGGGACACGGATGATGGGGAAGAAGGACAGACAGAGAAGGGAGATGGGAGAtgcagagggagaagagggctgGTCAGTTAGGAGGTCAGGATCTCGGTTCTGCTTCCCCAGGccactctccctcctctcctctctcacacCGCTGCCCTCAGAGGCTCTCACCGTGAAAGCTCCGCCCCCGGGGGCGATGTAGATGGTATACTGCTTTTCACTGACACCCTCCAGACTGGGCAAGGCAGGCTCCTCAGGGCTGTCACCTCCTCCGgcacccccaccctccccgcctcccccatcAGGTCCTCCGGCGTCAGAGGTGCCCCCTCCAGGCCCTCCTGGCTCCCCCGCCTCTTGCTGCTGCCTCCGTTCGAGGGCAATGCGCAGGGCCAAGTACTTGGAGAGATGGTCCACTGTGGCATTCCCAGTTGTCTTCACATACCTGGAGTGGGAGAGAGGGCAGGTTGAGGGCACAGGAAGCCTCAAATGGAGAAGGGAAGTTGGGGATTTCCCAAAGGGCCTCTGGGTTAGGGATTCTTTCTGGGTTTGGGCGAAGCCCACTTCTGATGGAAGATCATGAGACCTTTGGTTTCTCAGTGGTCTGGGGAAGGACGAGGCTCTCACCTAGTCTGGCAGTATTCTCCCTTCTCCACGAGCAGGGGGTGGGGCCGGAACACGAGCTCAATTTCTCCACCTGGCTCTGGGGGACTGGGAGCCCCGGGAGGGCTTGGGGGGCCCAGGGTTCCCCCTCCCAGGGTCCCTCCCCGGTCACCAGAGTCTTCAGAACCGGCACCCCCACCTACCCCACCAGTGCCACCTCCCCCTGTCCCTACACTGCTTCCCCCTGCGCCCCCTCCACGGGGTCGCTtgggagcagggcctggggcagagtCAGGGGCGGAGTCTGAGCTCACATCctctccatccccctctccctccccaggctctCCTTCCCCCCCACTCATCGTTGTGGTCTGATCTGACCCAGGCATCGGCCGCCTCACACGCTGGGCCCTGTGGAAACAAGTGGTCGAGGTTAGAAAGCACCAAGGATAAAGGGTTTACATTTTAAACTTCAGAGAATTAAGAGATCAGGGAAATCTCAATGACGATacctaatatttattacatactGACTACGTGCTAAGCACATTGCTAAGTATTTTGCACTGATTGCCTCAAATTATACAAATCCTATGGACACAGGTAATtatatcatctctattttatggctgaggaaactgaggcttagagaggttaaataactagtTTGAGACCATAGTCTCTTTGCCTCTCAAAGCGTGGTCCAAGAAGCAGTAGCACAGTCTTGTAgagatgcagaatctcaggcccaaCTTgtgacctactgaatcagaatctgcatttttaacaagactCTCAGGTAATTTGGATACACATTAAAGACTGAGTGATGCTGGCCTAGGAGGTGATTTAATTCCCAGCAGTGTGAACTCAGAGCTTATGCTCAAAAAGCACTCTACTGTTCTAACTTCTAGAAAGTTAGAAGATGAGCTATTTCCTTAAGAACAGTAGTACCAGTTGCTAAGAAGCTACAGTTTACATCCATGACCTCCAGGCGTGACAGTTAAGACTGTGATCAGCACTCAGGATGCTGAGGCTTAGAAGCAAAGACAGCCCCAGGAGTCTGACCCACGGATCTGTCCCATCAGCACCGCTGCCACCTTCTTCGTGGCCCCCGAACCTGTGCATGGCCTGCATGCGCAGCCCCTCCTCAATGCTGGAGCTCAGCGCCTGCTGGTTGTGCAGGCGGCTGAGGCGGATGAGCACCCTGTCTTGGTGGGCCTCATATTCCTCCCGGCTGGGGTAGATCTTAGAGATCAGAGCATCGAAGTTGGGGTCTGGCCGCAGAGACCGCTTGGATACCAGCTTCTTTCGGCAGGTAGGGCACTCCTTGTTCCTGGTATGGGAGAAAGGAGGCCCTGAGGAGTCAATCACCAGGGCATGGAGGGTCCAActcttgccccctccccccatctcaaACCTGTCCCTCCTGTTACCCGCTGCGCAGGGCCGTGACAATGCAATCAGAGCAGAATCGGTGGAGGCACTCCTTGGTTGTCATCGTATTCTTCAGCATGTCCAGGCAGATGGGGCACATGAGCTCTGAATGCAGTGACCGAGGGGAAACTGCAATCTCTGTGCCATCCATGATGGCTTCCTGGAGGCGTCGATGAGTGGAAAGGTggtgggtgggttggggggaaaGGGGTTTTAGAAACAAGTGGTCCATGAAATTGGAGTCTTGAGAAATACAGTGAGATATCAGAATCTGGGTACCTCACGTTGGCCACTTGAGGAAATTGGGAATTCTAAGAGCAGGAGCTTTGGAATAGGAGGATCTGAGATTTGGTGATAGGCCTGGGGATGGGCATGGCACAGATTTGCCATCTGTGGAAGACTTACTTGGTCAACAGAATTTCTTACACTGCAGTCCTGGTACTACCTATATCAGAATCCCCTAGGATGCaggttaaaaatgcagattctggggtCCCATCCCTTTACTGTATCACAATGTTACAGGTAGGGGCCAGCGggaattccatttttaataaactCCCAAGGTGAGTCTTAAATGCACTGACCTATGATGCGGAACTGAGGAACGGGGAAGGTAATTTCAGCCTGTTTACTATCTTTCAAATGAAGATAGTAATACTTGCTCTACCTCTCTGGCACGTCTGTtttgaggattacatgagataaatgtgaaagtgctttgaaagatTAAGGTGATTCAAAGGTAGGGCCAGGGAGTGTGAAATCGGGCAGAATGGggcaaaaaatggaaaagaggctGTGAGATGGGGGTCTGGGGATGGAGTGGTCTGGGGAAAGGGAGTAAGTTGTAAAGGGAGAATCCCTGTCACCTGAGGGGTCCGGTGGAGCTCATACAGACTCAGTTCCCACGTTTTGCTGGCATTCTGGGCATTCGCCGGCGTCGTCATGGTGACCGGGCACAGACCCCCACGAGGTCTCCACCGCCGGGGAGGAGAAGAGGTAGGCTGGGGAGtgcgggaagggggaaggggaggaagggtgtTAGGGGGGCCGCCCCTCGCGCAGACCCCGCCCTCCCTAGGCTCCCCTCCTCCGCCCCCCACTCCGCGCCGGCGCGGCCCCTTACCAGCTTCCAGCCGTCCGCGCTCCCGCCGCCGCAGCGCCTCTCCCGGGGCCCGGGCTCCCCGGCCGAGTTCGCTCGGTCCGCAGCCGCTGCTCAGACAGCAGCtcccgctgccgccgccgccgccgccatggcCCGGGCGCTGGGGCCCTACGTCACTTCCGCCTGCCCCTCCACTCCACTCCACCCCCCGCCGGCGGAGACGTCACCCGCCAGTCGCGGCGCGGGTGGGACGCGACGTGGACGCCCGGGTTCCCCCCGGCCCCCGCGAGGAGCCGGCGTCCCCAGAGTCCCACGCCACGTGGGGACCGCGGTTTCCGTCCCCTGGCCAGCACCGTCGCGCGGCCGACCTCAGCCACTATCCCC
This is a stretch of genomic DNA from Balaenoptera musculus isolate JJ_BM4_2016_0621 chromosome 11, mBalMus1.pri.v3, whole genome shotgun sequence. It encodes these proteins:
- the RING1 gene encoding E3 ubiquitin-protein ligase RING1; protein product: MTTPANAQNASKTWELSLYELHRTPQEAIMDGTEIAVSPRSLHSELMCPICLDMLKNTMTTKECLHRFCSDCIVTALRSGNKECPTCRKKLVSKRSLRPDPNFDALISKIYPSREEYEAHQDRVLIRLSRLHNQQALSSSIEEGLRMQAMHRAQRVRRPMPGSDQTTTMSGGEGEPGEGEGDGEDVSSDSAPDSAPGPAPKRPRGGGAGGSSVGTGGGGTGGVGGGAGSEDSGDRGGTLGGGTLGPPSPPGAPSPPEPGGEIELVFRPHPLLVEKGEYCQTRYVKTTGNATVDHLSKYLALRIALERRQQQEAGEPGGPGGGTSDAGGPDGGGGEGGGAGGGDSPEEPALPSLEGVSEKQYTIYIAPGGGAFTTLNGSLTLELVNEKFWKVSRPLELCYAPTKDPK